The proteins below come from a single Candidatus Cloacimonadota bacterium genomic window:
- a CDS encoding SDR family NAD(P)-dependent oxidoreductase has protein sequence MTSILKRTYLVTGGAGFIGSHLCEALLEQGGEVICLDNLCDFYDPDIKLANLRNMLSQPNFSFIKADIRDAQALNHIFSFNNIDMLIHIAAMAGVRPSIQNPDLYYDVNLMGTLRLLEMCRAYGVNKLVFASSSSVYGNNRVPFSESDPVDNPISPYAASKKAAELMCHTWHYLHDISTICLRFFTVYGPRQRPDLAIHKFARDILADRAITMFGSGSSARDYTYVDDIIQGVIKAIERLEDSSEKLYEIYNLGNSSPITLQDMIKRLEHALGKKAKIRCKDMQPGDVECTYADISKAEEALHYKPQTEFEEGLAKFCSWLMQNTKD, from the coding sequence ACATATCTGGTAACCGGTGGTGCGGGCTTTATCGGTTCTCATCTTTGCGAAGCCTTATTGGAGCAAGGCGGAGAAGTGATCTGCCTGGACAATTTATGTGATTTCTACGATCCTGATATCAAGCTGGCAAATCTGCGAAATATGCTATCTCAGCCGAATTTCAGCTTTATCAAAGCCGATATCCGGGATGCCCAAGCACTGAATCATATATTCTCCTTCAATAATATCGATATGTTGATCCATATAGCGGCCATGGCAGGAGTTCGCCCCTCAATCCAAAATCCGGATTTGTACTATGACGTAAACCTCATGGGAACGCTGCGACTCTTGGAAATGTGCCGCGCTTATGGCGTAAACAAGCTTGTTTTTGCGTCTTCCTCGTCAGTGTACGGAAACAACCGGGTACCCTTCTCGGAAAGTGACCCGGTGGACAATCCCATTTCTCCCTACGCCGCAAGCAAAAAAGCAGCGGAATTGATGTGTCATACATGGCATTATCTCCACGATATCTCCACTATTTGTCTTAGGTTTTTCACAGTTTATGGTCCGCGCCAGCGCCCGGATTTGGCGATTCACAAGTTTGCCCGGGATATATTGGCTGATAGAGCTATCACCATGTTCGGATCTGGCTCCAGCGCAAGAGATTATACTTATGTGGACGATATTATTCAGGGTGTAATAAAAGCTATTGAACGCTTGGAAGATTCCAGCGAAAAGCTGTATGAGATATACAATTTGGGCAATTCCAGCCCTATCACTCTGCAGGATATGATTAAGAGATTGGAGCATGCTTTGGGAAAGAAAGCGAAGATTCGCTGTAAGGACATGCAGCCAGGTGATGTCGAGTGTACCTATGCTGATATCAGCAAAGCAGAAGAAGCTTTACATTACAAGCCCCAAACCGAATTTGAGGAGGGTTTGGCGAAATTTTGCTCCTGGCTGATGCAAAACACTAAGGATTGA
- a CDS encoding tRNA threonylcarbamoyladenosine dehydratase encodes MTDFSRTELLVGTDALKSLACNTVCIAGLGGVGSYAVEALARAGIGQFILIDFDTVSPSNLNRQLLATLSSISKPKTGLMQERILEINAEAKVTSHQVFLDAENRNELTRDADFVIDAIDSLGPKIGLLEYLARNGRRFISVMGAGNRLDPSQIHLDKISKSYNCPLARRVRKFLRRRGVKLDFPCVYSSELALDTLDDVESSDELIIERGRQRQTIGSISYMPAIMGMMAASWVIRSIIDKYTVQPRTKRSAFV; translated from the coding sequence ATGACGGATTTTTCCAGAACCGAACTGCTGGTAGGCACAGACGCCCTAAAGAGCTTGGCGTGCAACACGGTATGTATTGCCGGTCTGGGCGGAGTAGGGTCTTATGCTGTTGAAGCCTTGGCCAGAGCAGGCATCGGGCAATTTATTCTAATCGATTTTGATACTGTGAGTCCCAGTAACCTGAATCGTCAATTGCTCGCCACCCTATCCAGCATCAGTAAGCCTAAGACTGGACTGATGCAAGAGCGCATTCTGGAGATCAACGCAGAGGCGAAAGTTACCAGCCATCAGGTCTTTCTGGATGCGGAAAACAGAAATGAGCTAACCAGGGATGCGGATTTTGTGATCGATGCCATCGATAGTCTGGGCCCCAAGATCGGGCTCCTGGAATATCTCGCAAGAAACGGTAGGCGCTTCATCTCGGTGATGGGTGCCGGAAACAGGCTGGATCCCTCCCAAATCCACTTGGACAAGATCAGTAAAAGCTACAATTGTCCCCTTGCGCGCAGAGTCCGTAAGTTTCTGCGCCGCAGAGGAGTGAAGCTGGACTTTCCCTGTGTGTATTCCTCGGAGCTTGCCCTGGATACGCTGGACGATGTGGAAAGCAGTGATGAACTGATAATTGAGCGAGGCAGACAGCGGCAGACGATTGGTTCCATCAGTTATATGCCGGCGATTATGGGCATGATGGCGGCAAGTTGGGTGATTCGATCCATCATCGATAAATATACTGTACAACCGCGGACGAAGCGGAGTGCATTCGTTTGA
- a CDS encoding TatD family hydrolase, giving the protein MMLCDAHCHLANLSQMMPLKPLLEESLSQGISHYLSSALCKEDLEYYAQNRDQKGICLRYSAGIHPSFDECDLELADLRRLCEEKLVWAIGEIGLDRNNPDKQEMQDTFIRQLELARSYSLPVVLHIVGHQQEAYNILSRYPLRYLMHGYAGSVEAFQSFLKLDCYFTISERILREDKRMLLKAMLDSGRYLFETDITRYYVQEGEHNPLLRLKNVIARSAELSGIPVDTLTKEQAINCKRLTGYDL; this is encoded by the coding sequence ATGATGCTGTGTGATGCCCATTGTCATCTGGCAAACCTCTCGCAGATGATGCCGCTAAAGCCGCTACTTGAAGAATCACTGTCGCAAGGCATCAGCCACTATCTTTCCTCAGCACTTTGCAAAGAGGATCTGGAGTATTATGCACAAAACCGGGATCAAAAGGGAATTTGTCTGCGTTATAGTGCGGGAATCCATCCCTCTTTCGATGAATGTGATCTGGAACTAGCAGACTTGCGCAGGCTATGCGAGGAGAAACTGGTGTGGGCAATAGGGGAGATCGGGCTGGACAGGAACAATCCGGATAAACAGGAGATGCAGGATACTTTTATCCGGCAGCTTGAGCTTGCCCGTTCATACAGTCTTCCGGTGGTACTGCACATCGTTGGGCATCAGCAGGAAGCCTATAACATCCTGAGCCGCTATCCCTTACGTTATCTGATGCATGGCTATGCTGGTAGTGTGGAAGCCTTTCAGAGCTTCTTGAAGCTGGATTGTTATTTCACAATCAGCGAACGCATCTTAAGAGAGGATAAACGCATGCTGCTGAAGGCGATGCTGGATAGTGGGCGCTACCTTTTTGAGACTGACATCACCCGCTATTATGTGCAGGAGGGAGAGCATAATCCGCTATTGAGGCTTAAGAACGTTATTGCTCGCAGCGCAGAACTCTCCGGGATTCCGGTGGATACACTAACAAAAGAGCAGGCGATAAACTGTAAGCGCCTTACCGGATATGACTTATGA
- the waaF gene encoding lipopolysaccharide heptosyltransferase II — protein sequence MKRILIVQTAFIGDVILITPLIRAVRELYPDAEIDALVVPGAAKLLQNNPHLHNVISYPKRKYPLKSMMQVVQILKARHFDLAISPHSSGRTHLLLYLAGIPQRVGFDRGTMPWLLTLKTMHPKGIHKARKNLELMKLLSEREFSVQTELFPSTQDQELAEDLLMVLEGNPIIAMAPGSVWATKCWPVEYYASLAAALMDRGFSIVLIGAPEDLPKCEIIKKECPDALILAGKTNLLQSAAILSRCKMLICNDSGALHIANAMKTRVTAFFGPTVQRFGYFPFGPKDKVFEVDIQCRPCSSHGPQKCPLKHHDCMRRIHYTDVLNYIEDSFA from the coding sequence ATGAAGAGAATTTTGATAGTGCAAACCGCCTTTATCGGCGATGTGATTTTGATAACTCCGTTGATCCGAGCAGTCCGGGAGCTGTATCCCGATGCGGAAATTGATGCCCTGGTGGTGCCCGGAGCGGCTAAGCTTTTGCAAAACAACCCCCATCTGCACAATGTGATCAGCTATCCCAAACGCAAATACCCTCTGAAGAGCATGATGCAAGTAGTTCAAATCCTGAAAGCCCGGCATTTTGACCTGGCGATATCTCCACATAGCTCGGGCAGAACGCATCTGCTGCTATATCTGGCAGGTATTCCGCAGAGAGTGGGCTTCGACAGGGGAACAATGCCCTGGCTGCTTACGCTCAAGACAATGCATCCCAAAGGGATTCACAAAGCGCGTAAGAACCTGGAGTTGATGAAACTATTGAGCGAAAGGGAATTTTCTGTTCAGACCGAGCTCTTCCCTTCAACGCAGGATCAGGAACTGGCTGAGGATTTGCTGATGGTTTTGGAGGGGAATCCGATCATCGCCATGGCGCCCGGTTCGGTGTGGGCTACCAAATGCTGGCCGGTGGAGTATTACGCATCGCTTGCCGCGGCATTGATGGACAGGGGCTTTAGCATCGTTTTGATTGGCGCTCCGGAAGACCTACCGAAGTGTGAGATAATCAAAAAAGAATGCCCGGACGCTTTGATCCTGGCTGGCAAAACCAATCTGTTGCAAAGTGCAGCGATACTCTCGCGCTGCAAAATGCTGATCTGCAACGACAGCGGCGCTCTGCACATAGCCAATGCCATGAAGACCAGAGTTACTGCCTTTTTTGGACCTACGGTACAGCGCTTTGGATATTTTCCTTTTGGACCAAAAGACAAGGTGTTTGAAGTGGATATTCAGTGCCGTCCCTGCAGCAGTCATGGCCCGCAGAAATGTCCTTTGAAGCACCACGATTGCATGCGCAGGATACATTACACGGATGTTTTAAACTACATAGAGGATAGCTTTGCATGA
- a CDS encoding glycosyltransferase family 4 protein translates to MQKLRLGYMAQVSPMKEIRVLHVDTERGWRGGQQQAFYLHEGLCRLGIKSDLVCRRGSEMQHRLRREHLPVKPLPFRGELDPLAAFLLARYARAKRFNILHLHSAHALGWGIMAKLFVPSLKIVAARRVDFALSKNFLSRLKYRGRFTNAVVAISDNIRNVLLKDGVTPDKIRLIHSGVDVTRFDKDQVSPGFRAHWQIPEDSVLIGTIAAFVFHKDYPNLIQAAAIALAKNPKLHFMAVGTGERLQAMQDLAQELGISEKICFAGSQKSVGGFLKAFDIFVLASKKEGLGTSVLDAMSVGLPVIGTRAGGIPEMIEHGISGMLVEKRNPDALAEAILTLAEDASLRQKLGEAALKRVQQFSKEQMTQRNLDLYKELL, encoded by the coding sequence ATGCAAAAACTCCGCCTGGGGTATATGGCACAAGTATCACCGATGAAAGAAATTAGGGTATTGCATGTAGATACCGAACGCGGTTGGCGGGGAGGTCAGCAACAGGCCTTTTATCTGCATGAAGGTCTGTGCCGGTTGGGTATCAAAAGTGATTTAGTGTGCCGGAGGGGATCTGAAATGCAGCATCGGCTTAGGCGGGAACATCTGCCGGTGAAGCCCTTGCCCTTTAGGGGAGAGCTGGATCCACTGGCGGCATTTCTGCTGGCACGTTATGCCAGGGCAAAGCGATTCAACATTCTGCATTTACACAGCGCACACGCTTTGGGCTGGGGTATAATGGCAAAGCTCTTTGTTCCTTCATTAAAAATTGTAGCAGCGCGCAGAGTGGATTTTGCACTATCAAAGAATTTCCTCTCCCGGCTGAAGTATAGGGGTAGATTCACCAATGCTGTAGTGGCGATCTCTGATAACATCCGTAATGTGTTGCTGAAAGATGGCGTGACGCCGGACAAAATCCGCCTCATCCATAGCGGAGTGGATGTCACGCGTTTCGATAAGGATCAGGTATCACCAGGCTTCAGAGCGCATTGGCAGATACCGGAAGATAGCGTATTGATAGGCACTATAGCCGCATTTGTGTTTCACAAGGATTATCCGAATTTAATCCAAGCTGCGGCAATAGCGCTCGCTAAAAATCCCAAGCTACACTTTATGGCGGTAGGAACTGGTGAAAGGCTGCAAGCCATGCAGGACTTGGCACAAGAGCTGGGGATAAGTGAAAAGATTTGCTTTGCGGGTTCTCAAAAGAGTGTAGGCGGCTTTCTGAAAGCATTTGACATCTTTGTGCTGGCATCCAAAAAAGAAGGTTTGGGCACTTCGGTGTTGGACGCCATGAGTGTTGGTTTACCGGTGATCGGCACCAGAGCAGGCGGTATCCCGGAGATGATAGAGCATGGCATCAGTGGAATGTTGGTGGAGAAGCGCAATCCTGATGCTCTGGCAGAGGCGATTTTGACGCTGGCGGAGGATGCATCTCTGCGGCAAAAGCTGGGTGAAGCTGCACTGAAACGGGTACAGCAGTTTAGCAAAGAGCAGATGACACAGAGAAATCTGGATTTGTATAAAGAACTGTTATGA
- a CDS encoding glycosyltransferase family 2 protein, whose product MQKLSAVLITKNESANIEDCLKSIAWVDEIVVLDTGSKDDTIARAEAMGARVERLETWEGFGKAKGQAVSMASNDWILSIDADERLSPSLQEELIALRERDFEGKAWHIKRLSYYLGRSIRYCGWQKDAPLRLFNRKYGGFNDLQVHEGIRVSQVKDTCRFLMHHYTYPTVESHFEKMRHYSALAQVLPESSVFAGLRAAHKFIKMYILQLGFLDGYPGYLLCKNSAWGIWHKYHR is encoded by the coding sequence ATGCAAAAGCTCTCTGCTGTGCTGATCACTAAAAATGAAAGTGCGAATATCGAGGATTGCCTGAAGAGCATTGCCTGGGTGGATGAGATAGTTGTGTTGGATACCGGCAGCAAGGACGATACTATCGCCAGAGCAGAGGCTATGGGGGCAAGAGTGGAGCGGTTGGAAACCTGGGAAGGCTTTGGCAAGGCCAAGGGGCAGGCAGTTAGTATGGCAAGTAACGATTGGATACTATCCATAGATGCCGATGAACGCTTGAGTCCCAGTCTACAGGAGGAATTGATTGCCCTTCGTGAGCGGGATTTTGAAGGCAAGGCCTGGCATATCAAGCGCCTTAGTTACTATCTGGGCCGATCGATCCGCTATTGCGGCTGGCAGAAGGATGCTCCCTTGCGGTTGTTTAACCGAAAATATGGTGGCTTCAACGATCTGCAGGTGCACGAAGGGATTCGCGTAAGCCAGGTAAAAGATACTTGCCGTTTTCTGATGCATCACTATACATATCCTACGGTAGAAAGCCATTTTGAGAAAATGCGACATTATAGCGCATTGGCACAGGTGCTCCCGGAAAGCTCCGTCTTTGCCGGACTGAGGGCAGCACACAAGTTTATAAAGATGTATATTCTTCAGCTTGGTTTTCTGGATGGCTATCCTGGCTATCTGCTATGCAAAAACTCCGCCTGGGGTATATGGCACAAGTATCACCGATGA
- a CDS encoding glycosyltransferase: MKAVDGIQKDRISIVITVYNRLNLLRKCLQSILWQSRMPYEVVLSDDGSEEDPLPILREFREKFSGKTRYVRQEHQDFRAARVRNNGVSVCSGDIIVFLDQDIVIPPKYLESILQSLKEGRFLSGYPVRLSKKQTEALLQQDLTRRSFKDLVSTEQYRKIRQQWRKDYFYYITQSLGLPYCKGVKLRSGVSAMHLPDYQRVNGFDESFVGWGNEDDNLGKRLKASGRVGYNFVKDHFPLHLYHEPYHTEGERRNRNHARKKADLITKTSFYCDMGLDARRDDLLVDMGD, from the coding sequence ATGAAAGCAGTTGACGGCATTCAGAAAGACAGGATAAGCATTGTTATCACAGTATATAACCGTTTGAACCTGTTGCGAAAATGCCTGCAATCCATATTGTGGCAGAGCCGGATGCCATATGAAGTGGTGTTGAGCGATGATGGCTCCGAGGAAGATCCGCTGCCGATTCTGAGAGAATTTCGGGAGAAATTTAGCGGTAAGACACGTTATGTGCGGCAGGAACATCAGGATTTCAGAGCAGCGCGGGTACGCAACAACGGTGTTTCCGTATGCAGCGGCGACATCATAGTATTTCTGGATCAGGATATCGTGATTCCCCCAAAGTATCTGGAGAGCATTTTGCAGTCACTGAAGGAGGGGCGCTTCCTAAGCGGATACCCCGTGCGCCTTAGCAAGAAGCAGACTGAGGCATTGCTGCAGCAAGACCTTACCCGCAGATCATTTAAAGATCTGGTCTCAACAGAGCAATACCGAAAGATCCGGCAGCAATGGCGCAAAGACTATTTCTATTATATCACGCAGTCTCTTGGGTTGCCCTATTGCAAAGGGGTAAAGCTTCGCAGCGGAGTCTCGGCAATGCATTTGCCAGATTACCAAAGGGTAAATGGATTTGATGAAAGCTTTGTGGGTTGGGGAAATGAGGATGATAACCTGGGTAAAAGGCTGAAAGCAAGCGGCCGGGTGGGTTATAACTTCGTAAAGGATCACTTTCCATTGCACTTGTATCACGAGCCTTATCACACAGAAGGCGAGCGGCGCAATAGGAATCATGCCAGAAAGAAGGCGGATCTCATCACAAAGACATCGTTCTATTGCGATATGGGGTTAGACGCCCGTCGGGATGACCTTTTAGTGGATATGGGGGACTAG
- a CDS encoding ABC transporter ATP-binding protein, with protein sequence MDKKEHSGKRSGNLILLYRMMFRYWPYILAGLVFMALYALFSGVSITALIPLFDFVFNPNKPELIYHDAPQIIGAIKVALSDYMATQGSILQISSLSELAPLWEDLKEVMLYSDSLSLLYLLCISIVIVIILKNLAYFANRGFFVLLRGRTIRDMRGHMFRRYLNQSLEFYSKNQVGDAIVRMVNDVEIVSNQFIFATFNSIRDLSTVVVYMYIAIYLNPKLFAYSILVVPLLTFTIGFLGKKIKKYSRRIQNQISAMFSAVEEVLNSIKIVKAFRREDEEYREFCRINNKHQKLWQKAQLYSAMNVPLSELNSAITGVVVVIIGGGMILDPAGDFSLGDFTAFLFAVFSMLHPMKSITQLYTEIKKATVSLDRIALVLNQESNIQDDEHAVSKTDFTRSIEFREVSFWYKPGKPVIKGLNLEIPKGKKIAFVGASGGGKTTVTNLINRLYEVKEGQILLDGIDIRHIKLDDLRNLFGVVTQDSVLFTKTVRENISYGSKKELSDAEIRSAARIAHADEFIETFPDSYDQMLDIKGLNLSGGQRQRLCIARAIVGNPPILIFDEATSALDTESERMVQDAIDEATKNRTVILIAHRLSTILAADKIVVLEGGNIIDSGSHEELLQRCERYQTLYNLQFNS encoded by the coding sequence ATGGATAAGAAAGAACACAGCGGAAAACGAAGCGGAAACCTGATCCTGCTCTATAGGATGATGTTCCGCTATTGGCCCTACATCCTTGCCGGACTGGTATTCATGGCTCTGTATGCCTTGTTCAGCGGCGTCAGCATCACAGCACTCATTCCCCTTTTCGACTTTGTGTTCAATCCAAACAAACCTGAGCTTATTTACCATGATGCACCGCAGATAATTGGCGCGATCAAGGTAGCGCTATCGGACTACATGGCTACACAGGGTTCAATCCTGCAGATATCTTCATTATCGGAGCTTGCACCCCTGTGGGAAGATCTGAAAGAAGTGATGTTGTACAGCGATTCATTGTCTCTGTTGTATTTGCTCTGCATATCCATAGTCATCGTCATCATATTGAAGAATCTGGCATACTTTGCCAATCGCGGCTTCTTTGTATTGTTGCGCGGCAGAACGATCCGGGATATGCGTGGGCACATGTTCAGGCGTTATCTGAATCAAAGCCTGGAGTTCTACAGCAAAAATCAAGTGGGGGATGCCATCGTACGCATGGTGAACGACGTGGAGATAGTCTCCAATCAGTTCATTTTTGCCACCTTCAACAGCATTCGCGATCTCAGTACTGTAGTAGTCTATATGTATATAGCTATCTATCTGAATCCCAAGTTGTTTGCCTATAGCATCCTGGTAGTGCCGCTACTCACTTTCACCATCGGGTTTTTGGGAAAAAAGATCAAGAAATACTCCCGCCGCATTCAAAACCAGATTTCAGCGATGTTCAGTGCCGTGGAAGAAGTGTTGAACAGCATCAAAATCGTGAAGGCATTTCGCCGGGAGGACGAGGAGTACCGGGAGTTTTGCAGGATCAATAACAAGCATCAGAAGCTGTGGCAAAAAGCACAACTCTACAGCGCAATGAACGTGCCGCTTTCGGAGCTGAATTCCGCCATTACCGGAGTAGTGGTGGTGATCATCGGCGGTGGTATGATCCTGGATCCCGCGGGGGATTTTTCCCTGGGAGATTTTACTGCCTTTCTCTTTGCTGTGTTTTCCATGTTGCACCCCATGAAGAGCATCACTCAGCTCTACACCGAGATCAAGAAAGCCACGGTTTCCCTGGATCGCATCGCCCTGGTACTCAATCAGGAATCCAATATTCAGGACGATGAACACGCCGTTAGCAAGACCGATTTCACGCGCTCCATCGAGTTTCGTGAGGTCAGCTTTTGGTACAAACCAGGCAAACCGGTGATCAAGGGCTTGAATCTGGAGATACCCAAGGGTAAGAAAATTGCCTTTGTGGGTGCCAGCGGAGGCGGGAAGACCACCGTAACAAACCTGATCAACCGGCTCTACGAAGTGAAAGAGGGGCAAATCCTGCTGGACGGCATCGATATCCGCCACATCAAGCTGGACGACCTGCGCAATCTCTTTGGCGTGGTGACCCAGGATAGTGTGCTCTTTACCAAGACGGTGCGGGAAAACATTTCTTATGGCAGCAAAAAAGAGCTTAGCGATGCTGAAATCCGCAGCGCTGCCAGGATCGCTCACGCGGATGAATTCATCGAGACTTTCCCTGACAGCTACGATCAGATGCTGGATATAAAGGGTTTGAACCTCTCCGGAGGACAAAGGCAGAGGCTTTGCATAGCCCGTGCCATCGTGGGAAATCCGCCCATATTGATCTTCGATGAAGCTACCAGCGCATTGGATACGGAGAGTGAACGCATGGTGCAAGATGCCATTGATGAAGCCACCAAAAACCGCACTGTGATCCTGATCGCACATCGGCTTTCCACCATCCTTGCGGCGGATAAGATTGTGGTGCTGGAAGGCGGCAACATCATCGACAGCGGCAGTCATGAAGAGCTTTTGCAGCGTTGCGAGAGATATCAGACCCTGTACAATCTACAATTTAATAGCTAA
- a CDS encoding CRISPR-associated endonuclease Cas6 produces MITVEYVLVAFTDLELKAFDIPKLRGYFTHKYADDSIFHNHPEPGESAYRYPGIQYRIYKGHPALIGIGEGVNSLKRIILDNHNIRIGNSYMPANEILVDIRQEEFGQCEDMQSYRFLSPWMALNQENYREYIKTTTIDQNARLLKILRGNLLTISKAFSYTVPDMDAVEVEGSFNTVSRNFHNIPMHCFTGRFSMNFKIPDYLALGKQVARGFGVLVSATHISTSFNSSQQPS; encoded by the coding sequence ATGATTACAGTGGAATATGTGTTGGTGGCATTCACGGATCTTGAACTGAAAGCCTTCGATATCCCCAAGTTACGCGGATATTTCACCCATAAATATGCAGATGATTCCATCTTTCACAATCATCCTGAACCTGGCGAGAGCGCTTATAGGTATCCTGGTATTCAATATAGGATATACAAGGGCCATCCTGCTTTGATCGGAATCGGAGAGGGAGTAAATTCCCTGAAAAGGATAATCCTGGATAACCATAATATCAGGATTGGGAATAGCTACATGCCAGCAAACGAGATTTTGGTGGATATCCGCCAAGAAGAATTCGGCCAATGTGAGGACATGCAATCCTACCGGTTTCTCTCTCCCTGGATGGCTTTGAACCAGGAGAACTACAGGGAATATATCAAGACCACCACCATCGACCAAAATGCCCGCTTACTAAAGATCCTGCGTGGCAATCTGCTCACCATTTCCAAGGCTTTCTCGTACACTGTTCCGGATATGGATGCCGTAGAAGTGGAAGGCTCGTTCAATACTGTATCCCGCAATTTTCATAACATCCCCATGCATTGTTTTACGGGAAGATTTTCCATGAACTTCAAAATACCGGACTACTTGGCTTTGGGTAAACAAGTGGCACGAGGTTTTGGAGTATTGGTGTCTGCCACTCACATTAGCACATCATTCAATTCGTCTCAACAACCATCTTAG